The Pyricularia oryzae 70-15 chromosome 5, whole genome shotgun sequence genome includes a region encoding these proteins:
- a CDS encoding alkaline phosphatase D, whose protein sequence is MHLLAAAFAALASSAAASYTGNLNYFSPSNNHPSLGISIPKVAARHRLHSRDLSHTAWDPKTLEFSHGVASGDPAIDSVVIWTRAAPIGAENDNSNVTVESKGTLLETDRWVQASAAPVCLEWKIAGDPKLEFPVDSGTVFTSSDIDWTVKVIASNLQAFTTYYYQFNICNSDNKSPLGRTKSLPQRSSSLSSYVRNIRIGVYSCANYAQGLFNAYGNAVNKDSIHYVVHLGDYIYEYENGRYGWGDELGRVPKPNKEIVSLYDYRTRIAQYRTDDGLRRSHQQFPWITVWGDQEVGDNAYKGDIVEMNNSEDSFVKDGGVSADQRKMNAVRAYFEWMPIRQVDMGDDLRVSRKFAFSDMFDLIMLDTRVYDRSSPDLDSDTDHTNKPKDDASSELMGPTQEEWFQETLKGSSAKWRLIGSQLAFSHTMVGPNGKVNADAWDAYEANRNRTFETLSDGMGISNNVFLTGETHVSWASDVVWEGAKPYNSTSGEGAIGVEFAGTAVSASSSVIGQNGTLEAGNAASKMLEGMNPSLQWLESYYRGYYELDISYADVNAQFFGTPDIRSANGLEISLANFTVQGGENRLQRDPNGKVGGGRVEAGSLKGGEMMATNMMHDTRTGEWKIMS, encoded by the coding sequence ATGCATCTCCTCGCCGCGGCCTTTGCTGCGCTCGCGTCCAGCGCCGCAGCATCGTACACTGGCAACCTCAACTACTTCTCCCCTTCAAACAACCACCCTTCCCTTGGCATTTCGATCCCCAAGGTGGCCGCCCGCCACCGCTTGCACAGCCGTGACCTCTCGCACACGGCATGGGATCCCAAGACGCTCGAGTTCTCCCACGGCGTCGCGTCGGGCGATCCGGCTATAGACAGCGTCGTGATCTGGACGAGAGCCGCCCCGATCGGCGCCGAGAACGACAATAGCAACGTCACCGTCGAGAGCAAAGGCACGTTGCTCGAGACGGATAGGTGGGTTCAGGCGAGCGCCGCCCCGGTCTGCCTCGAGTGGAAGATTGCCGGCGACCCGAAGCTCGAGTTTCCAGTCGACTCGGGCACCGTCTTCACCAGCTCAGACATTGACTGGACCGTCAAGGTGATCGCGAGCAACCTGCAGGCCTTTACGACGTACTACTACCAATTCAACATCTGCAACTCGGACAACAAGTCCCCGTTGGGACGAACCAAGTCGCTCCCACAAAGGAGCTCGAGCTTGAGTTCGTATGTCCGCAACATCAGGATCGGAGTGTACTCGTGCGCAAACTATGCGCAGGGGCTCTTCAACGCCTACGGCAACGCCGTCAACAAGGACTCGATCCACTACGTCGTCCACCTGGGCGACTACATTTACGAGTACGAAAACGGCCGTTACGGCTGGGGCGACGAGCTGGGCCGGGTTCCCAAGCCGAACAAGGAGATCGTCAGCCTGTACGACTACCGCACGCGCATCGCGCAGTACCGGACCGACGACGGCCTGCGCCGCAGCCACCAGCAGTTCCCCTGGATCACCGTGTGGGGCGACCAAGAGGTCGGCGACAACGCGTACAAGGGAGACATCGTCGAGATGAACAACAGCGAGGACTCGTTCGTCAAGGACGGCGGCGTCTCGGCCGACCAGCGCAAGATGAACGCCGTGCGCGCCTACTTTGAGTGGATGCCGATCCGCCAGGTCGACATGGGTGACGACCTCCGCGTGAGTCGCAAGTTTGCCTTTAGCGACATGTTCGACCTCATCATGCTCGACACGAGGGTGTACGACCGCTCCAGCCCCGACCTGGACTCGGACACCGACCACACCAACAAGCCCAAGGACGACGCGTCGAGCGAGCTCATGGGCCCTACGCAGGAGGAGTGGTTCCAAGAGACTCTCAAGGGGAGCTCGGCCAAGTGGCGACTGATCGGGTCGCAGCTCGCATTTAGCCACACCATGGTCGGGCCCAACGGCAAGGTCAACGCCGACGCGTGGGACGCCTACGAGGCCAACCGGAACCGCACCTTTGAGACGCTCTCCGACGGCATGGGCATCAGCAACAACGTATTCCTCACGGGCGAAACGCACGTCTCGTGGGCCTCGGATGTGGTTTGGGAGGGTGCCAAGCCTTACAACTCCACGAGTGGCGAGGGTGCCATCGGCGTTGAGTTCGCCGGTACCGCCGTGTCGGCATCGAGTAGCGTCATCGGTCAGAATGGGACATTGGAGGCGGGGAATGCTGCATCAAAGATGTTGGAGGGTATGAACCCTTCGTTGCAGTGGCTGGAGTCGTATTATCGCGGGTACTATGAGCTGGATATCAGCTACGCCGACGTCAATGCCCAGTTCTTTGGCACGCCAGACATCAGGAGTGCTAACGGACTCGAGATCTCTCTGGCCAACTTTACCGTTCAGGGCGGGGAGAACAGGTTACAGAGGGATCCCAACGGCAAGGTTGGTGGCGGTCGGGTTGAGGCGGGGAGTCTCAAGGGAGGAGAGATGATGGCGACGAATATGATGCACGATACCAGGACCGGCGAGTGGAAGATAATGAGCTGA
- a CDS encoding 3-oxoacyl-[acyl-carrier-protein] reductase gives MSSETPNSALPLAGKTALVTGASRGIGAGIALDLAQQGASVILHYASPSSQAKVEAVCAEIASLPHKPGTSRFRADLSSASGASTLLAEIKAQHGGDSFRLDILVNNAGASKAVPLARITAADYEATYGLNVRGPLLVTQAVLPHLNPRSRIVNVSSVGARAGYPSLSLYCSSKAALEGLTRVWAAELGADGTTVNCVAPGPVESDMLDLIPQELVRSQRMRTPVEKRTGRVDEVAKVVTWLCGEASGWVSGQTISASGGYAMY, from the coding sequence ATGTCCTCAGAAACACCCAACAGCGCCCTGCCCCTCGCGGGCAAGACGGCCCTCGTCACCGGCGCCTCCCGCGGCATCGGCGCCGGGATCGCCCTGGACCTGGCGCAGCAGGGCGCCTCGGTGATTTTGCACTACGCATCCCCGTCCAGCCAAGCCAAGGTGGAGGCGGTCTGCGCCGAGATCGCCTCCCTGCCGCACAAGCCCGGCACGTCCAGGTTCCGCGCGGACCTGTCCAGCGCCTCGGGCGCCTcgacgctgctggccgaGATCAAAGCGCAGCACGGCGGGGACTCGTTCAGGCTGGACATCCTGGTCAACAACGCCGGCGCGTCCAAGGCGGTCCCGCTGGCGCGCATCACGGCGGCCGACTACGAGGCCACGTACGGGCTCAACGTGCGCGGGCCGCTGCTGGTGACGCAGGCGGTGCTGCCGCACCTCAACCCGCGGTCGCGCATCGTCAACGTGTCGTCGGTCGGCGCGCGCGCCGGCTACCCCTCGCTGTCGCTGTACTGCTCGTCCAAGGCGGCGCTGGAGGGCCTGACCAGGGTGTGGGCGGCCGAGCTGGGCGCCGACGGCACCACGGTCAACTGCGTGGCGCCCGGGCCCGTCGAGAGCGACATGTTGGACTTGATCCCGCAGGAGCTGGTCCGGTCGCAGCGGATGCGCACGCCCGTCGAGAAGAGGACGGGGAGGGTGGACGAGGTCGCGAAGGTCGTCACGTGGCTGTGCGGAGAGGCTTCTGGCTGGGTCTCGGGGCAGACCATCTCGGCGAGCGGTGGTTATGCCATGTACTGA
- a CDS encoding subtilisin, producing the protein MILSASVILTVRGVECDPANNVAGHANFLSGVANQVSQLGPSCHATPRRSFDSPHFTGASFDLKCDDALDQLNVLGAIQKTPGVGKAWPVGRVKHQMALPGQGAKSWAGSKRDVVGVEQSDAARAFPVDSFSTHKMGNVDRLHEQGITGAGIRIAVVDSGFDTSVHGLSETKITYSVDITGEFPDARDNCSIHGTHVLGIVGAKSADNMYNATSDDLIAGFTEAAKRGVDIITCSFGGEGAFPEEPWALAATRIAESGIYVSLPAGNAGPGPFTGVNPATAPVVAATGSVDNVVNPCLQWQGSVTKDNQTTPFSFVPGGELNFPDTPLYIWSPVAKERPGSPTDCALITSDPPKDPDNTIAVVNGYQCFVDSDGNDIAISKKYNIQYFLYYLPEPPKDQTPRCPQWSNSGYNQTKGTLLTGYDFGAEMLAEIAQGRQASLKIPNNPVDGKVSLTNKPSPSGGSITYYSSWGPSWDGRTMPTYMAPGYNILSTFPKRMGSWAVIGGTSMATPYAAGVAALLKQQFPKITSSQIQSILTTTAQPIKFNDRQFSSYSGPIRDFYAPILQQGGGLLDAYAASNTKTYVNVSNLSFNDTANRVHSIAVEISNTGTKELTYNLQHVGAASGYFMNTTGGNQYQFTYAMGLPKYADLKITPSSLTLGPGKTASVSVSIAAEPHLPDGVSYFGGYVAINATGAGSPAEHLTIPYTGFGGNLTSLPAINRDKTYGGPIDLKTNKVTRADAGRVYTCAYNATASSPCTFADGLYPALFATLMTGASRNMTIDLVDRKTGVAVLPDDMSIGSSDTYGLSNYWYWDGSDKNRTYVPAGDYFWRIKMLRLNGHIGEANAWDDVDLSWFTLKYTANSTLPKKY; encoded by the exons ATGATCCTCTCCGCATCGGTGATCCTTACCGTTCGTGGCG TCGAGTGCGATCCTGCCAACAATGTG GCTGGACATGCCAACTTCCTCAGTGGAGTGGCCAATCAGGTGTCTCAACTTGGACCCAGCTGCCATGCCACGCCTCGAAGGAGCTTTGACTCCCCGCACTTTACCGGAGCGTCGTTTGACTTGAAATGCGACGACGCTCTGGACCAGCTCAATGTGCTCGGGGCCATCCAAAAGACACCAGGCGTCGGCAAAGCATGGCCAGTCGGGCGCGTCAAGCACCAGATGGCATTGCCGGGCCAGGGCGCAAAGAGTTGGGCGGGTAGCAAAAGGGACGTCGTCGGTGTCGAGCAGAGCGACGCTGCCCGGGCATTTCCGGTGGACAGCTTCTCCACGCACAAGATGGGCAACGTCGACCGTCTCCACGAGCAAGGCATCACGGGCGCCGGCATCAGGATAGCCGTGGTGGACTCGGGCTTCGACACGTCGGTGCACGGGCTCAGCGAGACCAAAATCACCTACTCGGTCGACATCACGGGCGAGTTCCCAGACGCCAGGGACAACTGCAGCATTCACGGGACGCACGTGCTCGGCATCGTGGGGGCCAAGAGCGCCGACAACATGTACAAC GCCACCAGCGACGACCTGATTGCAGGATTCACCGAGGCCGCCAAGCGAGGCGTCGACATCATCACCTGCTCCTTTGGAGGCGAAGGCGCCTTCCCCGAGGAGCCTTGGGCCCTCGCCGCCACTCGAATCGCCGAGTCCGGCATCTACGTCTCGCTCCCGGCGGGCAATGCAGGCCCAGGCCCCTTTACCGGCGTCAACCCCGCAACAGCCCCGGTCGTCGCCGCCACGGGTTCGGTCGACAACGTCGTAAACCCGTGCCTCCAATGGCAGGGGTCCGTGACCAAGGACAATCAAACCacgcctttttcttttgtccccGGCGGCGAGCTCAACTTTCCCGACACGCCGTTGTACATATGGTCGCCCGTCGCGAAGGAAAGGCCCGGCTCTCCGACCGACTGCGCCCTCATAACAAGCGATCCCCCCAAGGATCCCGACAACACCATCGCCGTCGTCAATGGGTACCAGTGCTTTGTCGACTCGGACGGAAACGACATTGCAATTTCGAAAAAGTACAACATCCAATACTTTTTGTATTACCTGCCCGAGCCGCCAAAGGACCAAACGCCACGCTGCCCGCAATGGAGCAATTCAGGCTACAACCAAACCAAGGGCACCCTCCTGACCGGGTACGACTTTGGCGCAGAGATGCTTGCTGAGATTGCCCAAGGACGCCAGGCCTCGCTCAAGATTCCCAACAACCCCGTCGACGGCAAGGTCTCCCTGACCAACAAGCCGTCTCCCAGCGGCGGTTCTATTACATATTACTCGAGCTGGGGCCCAAGCTGGGACGGTCGCACAATGCCGACTTACATGGCGCCTGGATACAACATCTTGAGCACCTTTCCCAAGCGCATGGGCAGCTGGGCCGTCATCGGCGGCACCAGCATGGCCACTCCTTATGCCGCCGGCGTTGCCGCGCTACTCAAGCAGCAGTTTCCCAAGATTACCAGCAGTCAGATCCAGTCCATCCTGACCACGACGGCGCAGCCCATCAAGTTCAACGACCGCCAGTTCAGCAGCTACAGCGGGCCGATCCGGGACTTTTACGCCCCGATCCTCCAGCAGGGCGGAGGTCTGCTCGACGCCTACGCGGCCTCCAACACCAAGACCTACGTCAACGTGAGCAACCTCAGCTTCAACGACACGGCCAACCGCGTGCACTCCATCGCCGTCGAGATCTCCAACACCGGCACCAAGGAGCTCACCTACAACCTGCAGCACGTCGGCGCCGCCTCTGGCTACTTTATGAACACCACCGGCGGCAACCAGTACCAGTTCACCTACGCCATGGGACTGCCCAAGTACGCCGACCTCAAGATCACGCCCTCCAGCCTGACCCTCGGCCCCGGCAAGACGGCCAGCGTGTCCGTGTCCATCGCCGCCGAGCCCCACCTCCCCGACGGCGTCTCCTACTTTGGCGGCTACGTGGCCATCAACGCCACCGGCGCCGGCTCGCCCGCCGAGCACCTGACCATCCCCTACACGGGCTTCGGCGGCAACCTGACCTCGCTCCCGGCCATCAACCGGGACAAGACGTACGGCGGGCCCATCGACCTCAAGACCAACAAGGTGACGCGCGCCGACGCCGGCCGCGTCTACACCTGCGCCTACAACGCGACCGCCAGCTCGCCCTGCACCTTTGCCGACGGCCTGTACCCGGCCCTGTTCGCGACGCTGATGACGGGCGCGTCGCGCAACATGACCATCGACCTGGTCGACCGCAAGACCGGCGTCGCCGTGCTGCCCGACGACATGTCCATCGGCTCGTCCGACACGTACGGCCTCAGCAACTACTGGTACTGGGACGGCTCCGACAAAAACCGCACCTACGTCCCGGCCGGCGACTACTTTTGGCGCATCAAGATGTTGCGGCTGAACGGCCACATCGGCGAGGCCAACGCCTGGGACGACGTCGACTTGTCCTGGTTCACGCTGAAGTACACTGCCAACAGCACACTCCCGAAAAAGTATTGA